In Candidatus Zixiibacteriota bacterium, one genomic interval encodes:
- a CDS encoding MMPL family transporter, with protein sequence MKERIVGFAIIFPWVVIGLTALITIFFSFQFPKIKIDTDPENMLPADSKVRLFDHQTKEDFGLSDFIAVGVVSDENAFTPDLLNRIYAITNDIKNIEGVIVDDILAPSEVDDIKQGEGGVLIIEPLMSGEISTPEEAEHILARIKENPILRGKLASDDGKAIALFIPIESKTMSHRIAGEINEITKKYGKDEVYHIAGLPVAEDSFGAEMFTQMVYSAPAAFLIIFLLMFAFFRNFRVVMVPMLVAIVTVIWSMGLLILTGNTVHIMSSMIPIFLIPIAVLNSIHIISEFHDRFSKYKHKDATIRHTIGELFLPLLFTSLTTIAGFASLATTPIPPVQVFGIFVAFGVLVSWALSLTLNPAIGILIPDAALRNFGRSDDKHGLMSRILHRIRDFSWKRSGAIIVTAVIVAVVSGVGLSMLEINDNPVKWFKKSHPIRQADIVMNQHLAGTYMNYLVVDAGEPEAIKRPEVQKYIESLQRDLEQDPIVGATTGVTDVVKKVRYELFGADSAQMYIPGTSDEVGQMLFMFEMSGGDPEDLFKFVTSDYDRANLWVQLRDGDNKAVSRVVERAEQYIRDNPPPTGIQAHWAGLPYINIEWQKQMVSGMRMSFLSTFVIVLIMMIILFRSIRWGFISMLPLTITVMAIYAFIGFIGKPYDMPVAVLSALTLGLSIDFAIHFIERFKMNFRRNPDFRESFHEIFEGTGRAIARNIIVIAIGFVPMLFSNLVPYITVGTFFLAIMLVSGMVTLFLLPAIMKQYHRSLFAVKKTVVNHEKVATN encoded by the coding sequence ATGAAAGAACGGATTGTTGGATTTGCGATTATATTCCCCTGGGTAGTGATCGGCTTAACCGCCCTCATTACCATATTTTTTTCCTTTCAATTCCCGAAAATCAAAATCGATACCGACCCGGAGAATATGCTTCCGGCCGACTCGAAGGTGCGTCTCTTTGACCATCAAACCAAAGAGGATTTCGGGCTTTCTGATTTTATCGCGGTCGGTGTGGTGTCGGACGAGAACGCTTTCACCCCCGACCTTCTTAACCGGATTTACGCCATCACCAACGATATTAAGAATATTGAAGGGGTAATAGTTGATGATATTCTTGCCCCCTCCGAAGTGGATGATATCAAACAGGGGGAAGGGGGAGTGTTGATTATCGAACCGTTGATGAGCGGCGAAATTAGCACGCCGGAGGAGGCGGAGCATATTCTGGCGCGGATAAAAGAGAATCCGATATTGCGGGGAAAGCTGGCGTCCGATGACGGCAAGGCGATTGCCCTTTTTATTCCGATTGAGTCTAAAACGATGTCGCACCGGATTGCCGGCGAGATTAATGAGATTACGAAAAAATATGGGAAGGATGAGGTCTATCATATCGCGGGGCTTCCGGTGGCGGAGGACTCTTTTGGGGCGGAGATGTTCACTCAGATGGTTTATTCGGCGCCGGCGGCATTCCTGATAATTTTTCTTCTGATGTTCGCCTTCTTCCGGAATTTCCGGGTGGTGATGGTGCCGATGCTGGTGGCGATAGTAACCGTAATCTGGTCGATGGGGCTTCTCATTCTGACCGGCAACACGGTGCATATAATGTCGTCGATGATTCCGATATTCCTGATACCGATAGCGGTGCTGAATTCGATTCATATCATTTCAGAGTTCCACGACCGTTTCAGCAAGTACAAACATAAGGACGCCACCATCCGGCATACCATAGGCGAACTTTTCCTGCCGCTTCTTTTCACCTCACTTACCACCATTGCCGGGTTTGCGTCACTGGCGACGACGCCGATTCCGCCGGTGCAGGTTTTCGGAATCTTTGTGGCGTTTGGTGTGCTGGTGTCGTGGGCGCTGTCGCTGACTTTGAATCCGGCGATAGGAATTCTGATACCGGATGCGGCGCTTCGGAATTTCGGCCGCTCCGATGACAAACATGGATTGATGTCGAGAATTCTTCACCGGATTCGGGATTTCTCATGGAAGCGAAGCGGCGCCATTATTGTCACGGCGGTGATAGTGGCGGTGGTCTCGGGAGTCGGTCTTTCCATGCTGGAAATCAACGATAATCCGGTCAAATGGTTCAAGAAGTCGCACCCGATTCGTCAGGCTGACATTGTAATGAATCAGCATCTTGCCGGGACATACATGAATTATCTGGTGGTTGACGCCGGCGAGCCGGAGGCAATAAAGCGCCCGGAGGTGCAGAAGTATATTGAAAGTCTTCAGCGCGACCTGGAGCAAGACCCGATTGTCGGCGCCACGACCGGCGTGACCGATGTGGTGAAAAAAGTCCGGTATGAGTTGTTTGGCGCCGATTCGGCGCAGATGTATATCCCGGGGACGTCGGATGAAGTGGGGCAGATGCTTTTCATGTTCGAGATGTCGGGCGGCGACCCGGAGGACCTTTTCAAGTTTGTCACCAGCGATTACGACCGCGCCAATCTCTGGGTGCAGTTGCGTGACGGTGATAATAAGGCGGTCTCGCGGGTGGTGGAACGAGCAGAGCAGTACATTCGCGACAATCCCCCGCCGACCGGCATCCAGGCGCACTGGGCCGGGCTGCCGTACATCAATATTGAATGGCAGAAGCAGATGGTCAGCGGAATGAGAATGTCGTTCTTAAGCACTTTTGTCATAGTCCTTATAATGATGATAATTCTCTTTCGGTCGATTCGGTGGGGTTTCATTTCAATGCTTCCTCTCACCATTACCGTTATGGCGATATATGCCTTTATCGGATTTATCGGCAAGCCGTATGATATGCCGGTGGCGGTGCTTTCGGCGCTGACGCTGGGGCTGTCGATTGATTTTGCGATTCATTTCATAGAGCGGTTCAAGATGAATTTCCGGCGCAATCCCGATTTCAGAGAATCATTTCATGAGATATTTGAGGGGACCGGACGGGCAATTGCCAGAAATATTATTGTCATTGCCATCGGTTTTGTCCCGATGCTTTTCTCCAACCTGGTGCCGTATATAACGGTGGGGACATTTTTCCTCGCCATCATGCTGGTATCCGGAATGGTGACACTATTTCTTCTGCCGGCAATAATGAAGCAGTATCATCGCTCGCTTTTCGCGGTGAAGAAAACTGTGGTGAACCATGAAAAGGTCGCTACCAATTAA